The Silene latifolia isolate original U9 population chromosome Y, ASM4854445v1, whole genome shotgun sequence sequence gaaactacggatttcagaaacattggtcggacttttccaattaacaacggcttcaattttggcaggatctaccataacgccctctttcgaaatgacgtgcccaaggaaggtcactttaggtaaccagaattcacatttagagaatttagcataccatttttcacggcgcagaatccccaaaatagcacgaaggtgtttggcatgttcttcttcagatttagaatagatcaagatgtcatcaatgaacaccacaacgcatttgtcaaggtttctctgaaagtacggttcatctgatccatgaatactgctggagcattggtcaatctGAATGGCATCactgtaaactcgaaatgaccatatctcgtaatgaaggcggttttaggaatgtcagcttctcggactggaatttgatgatagcccgaacgaagatcaattttagaaaaagtggaagcacctcggagttggtcgaaaatatcatcaattctaggaagaggatatttattcttgttAGTAAaccggttaagttcacgataatctatacataaccgcatagatccatccttcttccttacaaagagaacaggagcaccccaaggtgaagagctaggtcggataaaacctttggcaatcaaatcatccaattTGAGTCTTgactctttcatttcagacggtgccacctataaggagctttagcaatagggcggtaccaggaataagatcaatagtaaattcgacttccctttcaggaggaattcccggtagctcatccGGAAAAACATCAGGAAATTCACATACCACAGGAACAttctctttaggaggcagagaggaagaatctgaagtaatcaccatacacaagaaggcttgatgaccctttttcatcgcattgacaaacttcatagcataaattaatttagcaccggtttgtcttttaaccacttgataagacacacggtgacttgaagggcttgtaagaattattttctggtctcgacattcaaatcgagcatgataagtatgtaaccaatccatgcccaaaatgacatcaaattatTCTAGCGGAAATCGGAAAagattgattactaatactcatatattacactaataattttagtaatcttttatgaacaatttcaatcaaaaatctcatgttttgatgaagaaaaagaaTGAATATGTGAGAGGAAAAACTATGCATGTCATTTGGATGGACAAGCAATAAGAGAATAATTAGAGAAAAAAAATCCACTAAGGAGGAGGGAGGGAGCACGGTTTTTAGGAGGAGGAGACCAATAAATGGTCTTTTACTTTTTagctttttgtcttctcaaaaccttaggcatgtaaggcttattatttaaattcaatcacataaaataatataagcacaACCCACTACATACTCCTCCAATTCGGTCCacctacttaaaatggactaccattttattttgtcaatttgtcatttgtcacacaatatgtcacatgtagtcttatacatgttattaattaatttaatgcatattcatcacataaatatcattttacaaattaattaaattacatgcaacaaattgactagtgatacttgatcacataaataaaatgggtcataaaattataattcacaacatcttgtaattataattaaccattcatccttatttctatcgtttctcaaacaataaacaattttagtaataaagcattttattaccaaaataaatcttatttaatctcattaaaataagaaatcaatattctctctcacaaacgaattgttcaattttaaggaattgatcaacttgtatcgtcatacaattaatcaactttacagataagggcatcatcctttaggtgtgaccttaagggatcaactgaccaccaccgtcccacgacagtaacgtcaaactctagcaagccaatcgttaccgattaatgttgatcagttgactataaaatgaatcatcctttacgtattcttaaaatgagatttaaacatgtgatcaatatgatcaacaattgtgatcgcattattgtcggaggacacatattccaacagtattCAGGGTAGCTGGATGAGCTTTAAGCTgtcagccaggctccctttcgtatgttccacaagccgcctggtgagggtgctcctactGGAGAatttaggttaggcatgttggagtgccatgtgcatTATCACCCCGTAtttgcagttgacagtcctgctagcaaCACTTTCAATGTACCGTAGATATTAGAGTTCAGAGTGATGCATTTAAAGAAGCCTGAAAACAGAAAATTCCACCAgagcgatgtgaagtacctgatgcTGTCTCATAGGgtgccagagcaattgtggtcccaggaagctTACAGACCACACAACTCTAATAGTAGCTTTGAAAttttaaagaaataaaagaaaagaaaatggaacaaaattggtagtatgcctactaccgttttttttttttttttggcttttttggaTACACTACTCTGTACACTAAACTCTAATTATTATGaaaagtgatacctcttcaggtgaagtatgttccatggtttgtgtatgatttgaccgtccatagtcattaaTCTGTCCGTCCCATGGCCAACAATGCCTTCTACCTGTTATGGTCCTttccatttgtaggcgaatttgcctgccttaCGATTCCTGGTGTTTTGGAACACTTCGCGGAGAACCaagtctcctacctccaggagcctgatttttacgttcttgttgtaacttctggcgactgactgcttgtaggcagccagacgtatctttgcgcttgctcgcagctcgtctatcgtgtccaggcttctgaccatctctgcactattcagttcccctgtcatacatcccTATCTGTGAGCTTGAACTAGAACCTCTGATGGAATTACTGCTTCTGCGCCGAACACCAGGCTGAAGAGTGTCTGGCCTGCCCCCGTCTTTGGTGTCGTCCTGTCTGACCATAGCACTAGTGGAaactcatctgcccactttcctcctaactcataTAATATCCTTCTTAAGTTCTCCATGATGATCTTATTGGTGGATTCAGCTTGCCTGTTGGATTTTgcagtcctgggtgctgactttttcaGAGAGATGTTCCACCTTGCTTAGTATCCTTTCGCGTCGTTTGATATAAATTTTGATCCATTGTCACATATAATTTCTGACGGGATACCAAACCTTCAGAAGATATTACGTTTGATAAAATAGATGACCTGTTTGCCTTTTACCTCTGTGAACgcttctgcttctatccatttggaaaaataGTCTGTCATTTCTAGCATCCATATTCTGTTTCTTTTAGCTCTATGCAGAGGGACcacgatgtccattccccatgtcatgaatggccaAGGGGAAATGATGGGATACAGGGGCTCtactggctgatggatcattgacGCTAGGCGTTGTCAGACGTCGCATTTCCAGGCATATTCTGCCAAGTCTGccctcattgtgggccagaagtagccttgtctgagggctttgtttgacagactcctgccccctacaTGGTTTCAACATTTTCCACTGTGAAGGGCATGCAatacagtctgtgcttcttgttTATCCAGGCACCGCAAGTAGGGTCCTGCCAACGACTTCCTAAAAAGCACATTCTCAATTAGTACGAatctggaggctttcattttAAAGCCCCTTACCTCAttcttgtcatctggcagcttgTCGTGTCTCAACCAATCTAGGTATGGCATCCGCCAGTCCTAGTCATCTGCATAGTCGGTTGTCTGAAAGTTCGGCTGGACAGCTGTCTAGCTATCTGTGGTAGGTAGAACTGCCGCCCCATCTTGTTGATCTTCTAGTTCTCCTTTATCTGCTTCTTCTAATTTTTGGATAGATTGTTCCAGCATGTGTGCGATGGGGACGTTAGACAGCTTGGCCGGTTTGAAGGTTGCCCCTATAGTTGCTAGGGCATCTGCCTCCACATTCTGGTCTCTAGGGATCTGCTTGAGCTTGCAATCTTTGAACTTTGGTTTCAGCTCCTTTGCCACCTTTAAGTTGGCGATCATCTTTGAGTCCCTGGCTATGAATTCATTATTCACATGGTTAACTATCAGTAAGGAGTCACTGAATATCTGTAGGTTCATGActcctaactccagagctagctgcattcctattattagggcttcatattttGTTTCATTGTTAGTTGCCTTAAATTCTCACCGCACTGCTTGCGCTATCGGATCTTCCTATGGTGATCGCAAGATTAGGCTTACACCttcccccctttggttggaggctctatcgatgtgcatctgccagacttctacCTCCTTGTTCCCTTTTAGGGTTAGGATCTCCTTGTCTGCCAGATTCTGGATAGTTGGGCTGAAATATGACACAAAATCTACTAGCGCCTGTAATTTTATCGCCGTTCTTGGATCATACCTGATGTCGTAGCCACTAAGGTGTacggaccattttgacattctgcctgacaactCAGGCTTCGTCATTACAGATTTTAATGGATAATTGGTCACGACATatatggtgtgggactcaaagtAGGGGCGCAGTTTGTATGATGCAATAACAAGTGCTAGTACCAATTTTTCAAGAgctgtgtacctggtctctggtggtagcagagacttgcttacatagtagactggcttCTGCTCCTTGTCCTGCTCTCTGACTAGAACCGCAGTTACTGTTACCTCTGTGAATGCCAGGTAGAGAAATAGTGGTTCTCCCTGTTCTAGCTTTGATAGTAGCGGCGGGGTGCTAAGGTAGTGCTTCAGCTCCCTGAATTCCTGCTCATGGTCTGCCATCCACTCGAACTTCTGGATCTTCCTCAATATATCGTAGAATAGCCTGCACTTGTCTGAGGATCTTGGGATGAATCTGCTTAAAGCTGCCACTTTTCCAGCTAGCCTTTGCACATCCTTCGGTTTTTCCGGTGACTCTAGCTGTAGTACGACCTTAATATGCTCGGTGTTGGCCTCTATTCCCCTTTGAGTTACGatgtagcccaagaatttgccggATGAAACTCCAAAGGTGCATTTGGATGGGTTTAGCTTTATTTTTTATtctctgagggtgctgaatgtttctgccagatggtGTATGTGATCCTTCTCTTTCTCTGACTTCACCACCATATCGTCGATAtatacctccatggttcttcctatttttTCTTTAAACATCCGGTTGACCAGCTTTTGATATGTGGACCCTGCGTTCttcaggccgaagggcatgacattGTACCAGTATATTCCTCTCTCAAACATGAATGATGTCTTCTCCTGATCTGTTGgatccattttgatttgattgtaaccactCCAGGCGTCTAAGAATGTTAATATTTCTTGTCCATCtgttgcatccaccattgcattaATGTGTGGTAGTGGGAAGGGGTCCttggggcatgctttgttgaggcaGGTGAAATCCatgcatactctccacttcccattcttcttgggTACCACCACCACGTTTGATAGCCACTCTGGATATTTTACCTCTCTTATCTTGTTTGCTGCTAGCAGGCTGTCTACCTCCTGGTTGATCACTTTATTCCTTTCAGCTGCGAACTTTTTCCGCCTCTGCTGGATGGGCTTGCATCCTGGGTCTACGCTAAGTTTGTGTGTTATGATCGATggatggatctattcctatcatgtcatcacgGGACCATGCGAAACAATCTATGTTGGCTTGCAGGAACTTGATTAGGTGTTGTCTGAGGTCTTCTGTGCATCATGCCCCTATTAGCACGGTTCTCTCCGGGTGTAGCTTGTCCAAGTTGATCTGATCTAGCTCCTCAGCTGGAGGctcaatgtattcgtcctggacacgttttttctgtaattgctatgctggaggGATGGCAGTGCACTTTAACGCCTTCTTgcagcagcctctagcttcctcctggtctCCTCGGATTGTTTTCACTCCCCATGGTGTAGGGAACTTTACACATTTATGATATATTGAGGGGACTGTTTTCATTAGATGTAACCATGGTCTTCTAAGGATAACATTGTAGGTAGATGGTCCATCTATGACCAAGTACCTTACCTGTTTATTAACTCCTCCTGTATAGGTTGGGATCACAATTTCTCCCAATGAGTTAGCTGtctctccactgaaccctaccagcGGGATGGTTTTCTTCTGCAAGttcttctcgctgaatcccatgttttctatggttttcaacATGATTAGATTGACCGAGCTACCAGTATCTACCAaaacctttctaactgtgcaattggccattaaCAGTGTTATGATAAGTGCATCATGATGTTCTTGTCCGTCatgttgtggacatgggccacccgcagcGCACGCGGAAGCACTTGAAATAAGCGctcatttgtggagtcgccaccaatttttatggaaaattggaaccattcgaatacctcgtgccatgtcaagacacaaagtagtgacatgaacactaagaactcgttacccttatcattctatgtctagaataacacttgtggatgtcaatgaacacggatgttcacagagggTCTGGAGTAAGttgtgagggtacgtattagaaagtcCTTTTGCTGAACATTTAaccccgcccgcctcgatagcggcctctactaatgattagggaaatcgttcatagttgatatgtcgtcgattatatgcatgcaatgcagcatccacagattaatcctagcatgtgaattaaactatgtcggtgaacaaataatttagcaacCATTAATGTCGAGTTGAGAgttagaattgattacatgtgaaaactaaGTAAATACATCATACAAGATAATAAGAAATATTACAAAGGaataagaaataaattacaatagatatttgaatttgcatcataaacatgcccaaaagatttttagaaataaaagaaaagaaaagaataaatgaaataaggaaaattagaaaattggaaaaataaggaaattggaaattgatttaaataaggaaattaaaaaaaataggaaataaaataaattacgaaaaataaaaaataaagaaataaaaataaaatagaaattatggaaaatatgaactatatggaaaatatgtcgaattattgtgataataagaataatagttaattagaaaCCTAATTAGAAACCCTGCGTCAagacgagaagagttcagaggcagaagccatctcagaacaggcgcagcataaactgcgtcctctagaagaggcgcatcagtttatGCGACTGTTCTCGAGTTGGGATCTGACTGAgaaagtcagactcgcggtttgttaatgttcgttggttaatttacattgattattAGTATACGACTCGAATATAAGTGATTTAGTCAGATTACATATGCTAAAGGTCGTCATAAGTCAGattaaaataaattattataatgaaTTAAAGACTACGACGGTTTGAAACTTTAGATTTGAAAATGGAATTAAAGTTATAAAActggaaaataaataaaattatgtacAAAAGACGCATTCAAACGACTCGATATGGAGAAATCAAATCCtttaaatccgggtttgaataagatgacgaaaacccgcaaatattgaattataaggaatTTAAGCCGAAAAAAGGTCGAAAAAGAATATAAAAAAACTAATTTTAGAATTACTAGATGAAATAAGAGAAAAAGGACGAAGAAAGAAAATATAAGGCGAAAGGAgaaaaaacccgaggaagaagaagaagtacaACAACTGAAAGCggcctctggaagaggcacagcagctgCTGCggcctttccaagaggcgcatcagttgatgcaaTTCTTCCCCGCGTCAGATCTCTGCTGTTTCCGTCAAAAGGTTTtaaaaggtgattttaaaagacggtttgagcATACTTATGATATAAATCCgtacattaattacaataaaataaaatacattaaaaaaaataGAGATTTTACACCCTTAGATTTACATGTTAGCgccgcgagatttaactaaatcggcttTTAGTTGTAACTCGACTCGAActttaatgcaaatatgaaagtgcccttgaaaaaggaattaaaaagattgattaattaattgtatagtggtcaaattggtcggtcttgcaaacgtgactggtactcagaatgatctgagcttacgtggtcgattgatcaagcacgtaggcgtcgaaagcttagagcaaggtctagaatgcaaagggagaatagaagggcggacactcgcctgaaaaatatgtgaggcaaaggcctctatttatactaaacacacggaggaattatggtaagggtaGAATTTGGAAAGTAATGGGAAAGAAAggtccggaaataaccgacttagttgaaacacggaaacttggacaaaaacaaagccttgagaaaaggcgcagcatgtgctgcgtcccttagaagaggcgcagtgcttactgcgtcctttctcgggagGATCCTtttgcgcgtagaaaacgcgtttcacagactgtcgtattttaggcataacttttctacaagactcggattaaggtgattttggtggcgttggaaagctaagagaaagatctagaactttctgtgaaagaggcctgacccaaaaaagtcgttatcacctcgtaaaacgggcctaaagctcgggttgtcattttagctaaatgaaatgcacattttgtaatgtaaactttaagtttagcccaaaaaagtgatatgagactcaaaaatgagatatactcacaacattttatgacatcctaaccttaggtagacaagcacatttctttttgactcgggttttgacggttttaggaaataaagacagtttttgacccggactccaaatttactataattactgccaaaacgaccgtaatgacacctagatgacaaccatgaggtagacacaagtgtatgagttaccttttattaaccgatttacaaaacgtcataaaatcgcaacatatgctaaacatgcggcccaatcatcactgggtgtttggcgggaggtgcagaaacgaggtatctacatagcccccactttgactgaggcttggacaatgtgaaagtcaaagtatagccctcaagtgaatcgaagattacaacctgacgactatggcgacgcgaggcggctcaaggggtctgagccaaggacctgtcgttgggaacattttagagtctgtcgacttccagggagggtcgtttaaagtccattagactacgtaagaaagctcgccagccataagaagaaaccatacctgagacacccctgggtgaaacgggactgaaggcgcttcggcaaaactctttggtctgaagatagcTTAATGTCTGAAGGCATTAGAGGTTACaggggattctgaagaaacttcttaacacttcagAAGGCAAACTCTGAAGTCTATCTCTCTATGAAGGACTGAATGATGTCAAAACTGGTCGATTTTAAAGATATGAACAGTACGTTGTTCGGATTTTGTTGTAAAAAACGCAGCGGAATATTAAgctttttatttgatttttatatgtttttgaCGAAAATTAAAAGGATATGACTTGAATAaactctcctccctcgcaaggaactcgaACTCACACACGACTGTgtttttgtgactctcacctcgcaaggatcaatcacactctaatctctccctctcaagaaagaaataagactctcaaagttcgcaagcaataagcaacaagaaaacttgtattaatcTCTAAACTTAAATgcataaaactgaatacaaaagaCCATATTTATACTATAAGGAAACCGACCTCCCTTCCCTAAacttccttaacttgtcctaaACTGATTATGAAATCCGACCCATATTATGGCAATTTGCCTTATTACAATCTTGCTAAGATTAGGAAATAGACTATAAGGAAATAACAATactaccttaaatttattg is a genomic window containing:
- the LOC141629778 gene encoding uncharacterized protein LOC141629778 — protein: MANCTVRKVLVDTGSSVNLIMLKTIENMGFSEKNLQKKTIPLVGFSGETANSLGEIVIPTYTGGVNKQVRYLVIDGPSTYNVILRRPWLHLMKTVPSIYHKCVKFPTPWGVKTIRGDQEEARGCCKKALKCTAIPPA